The following nucleotide sequence is from Macaca nemestrina isolate mMacNem1 chromosome 16, mMacNem.hap1, whole genome shotgun sequence.
GTATACCCATCACCCAAGTGgtatatggcacatatataccatggaatactatgcagccataagaaaagaTGAATTTGTGTCTtatgtagggacatggatgcagctggaaaccatcgttctcagcaaactatcgcaagaacagaaaaccaaacaccgcatgttctccctcataggtAGTGATTATCAGGGTTCAGCACGGTAaattaacttctttttcttttgttcctcaTTCTCCATTCTGTATTCTTTGGAGGGAAGTCACCACATACACACTACACTTACAGAGTGAGGAGATATGTTCCAACTTTTAATAATGTGGTATCTACATTTTAATGATGAAGTATCTAAAGTATCTCAAATTATTCTGCATAGGAAATTGGCCTCTTTtcccattatttattatttacttttatcaGTATAACCTCCTggatatttatattatactttggATTACAATCcaatattcctttatttttgagGTCTAGCCAAGATTTGGCATTGGGACTCATTCAGCTGGTTTCTTTATCCCTTTGATACACCTCCATCAGTAATAGAactcttgttttgatttttggattCTTTACTACTTTCTGGTTCTTCAAAAGGCTTCACagttattttgtatatttcctgCTGCAGTTATAGAATCATTTACTCTGAGAAATGCTGTGGTTTTCTTAATTGGAAAATGGTATAGAAAGTCAAATCTTGTTGCTGTGCAtgcccaaaactacaaaaaaaatgttgCATTAAGGTCTCTCAATTGACACAATGAGGAAAACTATGTGTTTACTCACCCATGCATGTAGATATATCTATTTATAGTTCTATATGTTAATATCTGTATCAATAGAAAGCTAAACATACATTTATGTAGATCTCTCTTACTCTAATCTTTcttcccccccgccccgccccaggctggaatgcaatggccggttcttggctcaccgcaacctctgcttcccaggtacaagcgattctcctgcctcagccttcggagtagctggattcacaggtgcccgccaccatcgctggctaatttttgtacttttagtagagacgtgatttcaccatattggccaggctagtctcgaactcctgacttgaggtgatctgcctgccttgacctcccaaagtgctgggatgacaggtgtgagcaactgtgtcTGGCCTATTCTAATCTTTTACAACACAGATCAATGTAGCTTCTTCTCTTTACTTACgtgtaacatttctttttttttttttttaacatttcacaaAAAGTTTTATTCTTTGCTGATAAGATTAACTATCCAACTTTTTCTGATGTCTTTTTACAGGATACAGCCAAAACTAAAATTTAGACTATATaatgaagaataatttttaagtttctttttcctcCAATCTCATATAAGTTGGAGACATGGGCAAGGAAAACTGCACCGCTCTGGCTGAGTTCATTCTCCTCGGACTATCAGATGTCCCTGAGTTGAGAGTCGGCCTTTTCCTGCTGTTCCTTCTCATCTATGGAGTCATGTTTTTAGCCAACCTGGGCATGATTGCACTTATTCAGGTCTGCTTTCAGCTCCACACCCCCATGTACTTTTTCCTCAGCCATTTGTCCTTTGTAGATTTCTGCTATTCCTCAATAATTGTGCCAAAGATGTTGGCTAATATCTTCAGCAAGGACAAAGCCATCTCCTTCCTGGGGTGCATGGTGCAATTCTACTTGTTTTGCACTTGTGTGGTCACTGAGGTCTTCCTGCTGGCTGTGATGGCCTATGACCGCTTTGTGGCCATCTGTAACCCCTTGCTGTACATGGTCACCATGTCTCAGAAGTTGCGTGTGGAGCTGGCATCTTGCTGCTACTTCTGTGGGACGGTGTGTTCTCTGATTCACTTGTGCTTAGCTCTGAGGATCCCCTTCTATAGATCTAATGTGATAAACCACTTCTTCTGTGATCTGCCTCCTCTCTTAAGTCTTGCTTGCTCTAATATCACTCTGAATGAGGCGCTGCTGTTCCTGGTGACCATTTTGAATGAGAGCGTTACCATCGTGATCATCCTGACCTCCTAtctgctaattctttttttttttaattttgactattttttaaaaatttatttattattattatactttaagttctagggtacatgtgcataacgtgcaggtttgttacatatgtatacttgtggcacaagacagggatgccctctctcaccactcctattcaacatagtgttggaagttctggctagggcaattaggcaagagaaagaaatcaagggtattcagttaggaaaagaagtcgtcaaattgtccctgtttgcagatgacatgactgtatatttagaaaaccccattgtctcagcccaaaatctccttaagctgataagcaacttcagcaaagtctcaggatacaaaattaatgtgcaaaaatcacaagcattcttatacaccagtaacagacaaacacagaaccaaatcatgaatgaacttccattcacaattgcttcaaagagaatcaaatacc
It contains:
- the LOC139359176 gene encoding olfactory receptor 5L1-like, which translates into the protein MGKENCTALAEFILLGLSDVPELRVGLFLLFLLIYGVMFLANLGMIALIQVCFQLHTPMYFFLSHLSFVDFCYSSIIVPKMLANIFSKDKAISFLGCMVQFYLFCTCVVTEVFLLAVMAYDRFVAICNPLLYMVTMSQKLRVELASCCYFCGTVCSLIHLCLALRIPFYRSNVINHFFCDLPPLLSLACSNITLNEALLFLVTILNESVTIVIILTSYLLILFFFNFDYFLKIYLLLLYFKF